In a genomic window of Thermogemmata fonticola:
- a CDS encoding NYN domain-containing protein — MKSVRSGDGERALAVFIDFENLGLGFQNRRDRFDIHKVLERLVEKGKIVAKKAYADWSRFSSYTTALHEAAIELVEIPRRGVSGKNSADIRLVVDAIDLAYSKDHIDTFVIVSGDSDFSPLVSKLKELGKHVIGMGLADATSDLLRDNCDEFIYYEDLDRAPIIPVSMNENIPERKRKAFALLLESLLALRRENKEIIYSSMIKDTMKRKKPSFNEEYYGYRTFSEFLEDAQRLGLLELEKHKPSGMYIVTRFGLEMAKSSGPVEESPGRSAPAAASSSRGPGMGDAASAMGRAADLKGGVEERSGLLPRESFSGEDSGRSTSPPRGTSLPSPRPKHAELDEPLSPIDRPLGRALVEEAEWEDDDLDQVPSYGSTPSPLAPPRSKSSPMGKAIPSSPVSPKSSGQAEASPSKGGVSLPAAPRSARSATPSHSTRSSSAPPSSSSRKATPRGEKRGSGSPVSTGRSGGSRNGGSSASATRRSSPSSDLTAPHAPASPGSVESPPVAKAPAPSGGTIAPLGQYGPPPPQQDLGIDEEAEFRAGLED, encoded by the coding sequence GAAAAATCGTCGCTAAGAAGGCCTATGCTGACTGGAGCCGCTTCAGCAGTTATACCACGGCCCTCCATGAGGCAGCCATTGAACTGGTCGAAATTCCCCGGCGCGGCGTCAGTGGCAAGAACTCGGCGGATATCCGCTTGGTCGTGGATGCCATCGACTTAGCCTATTCCAAAGACCACATCGACACCTTCGTGATCGTTTCGGGAGACAGTGATTTCTCTCCTTTAGTGTCCAAGCTCAAGGAATTGGGCAAGCACGTGATCGGGATGGGGTTGGCGGATGCCACTTCGGACTTGTTGCGGGACAATTGCGATGAGTTCATCTACTACGAAGATCTGGACCGGGCACCCATTATTCCGGTCAGCATGAATGAAAACATACCGGAACGCAAGCGTAAAGCCTTCGCTTTGCTGCTCGAATCGCTGTTGGCCCTGCGGCGGGAAAACAAGGAAATCATCTACTCCTCGATGATCAAAGATACGATGAAGCGGAAGAAGCCTTCATTTAACGAGGAATACTACGGCTACCGGACCTTCAGCGAATTCCTGGAGGATGCCCAACGGCTGGGCTTACTGGAGTTGGAAAAGCATAAACCAAGCGGCATGTACATCGTGACCCGCTTCGGTTTGGAAATGGCCAAGTCTAGCGGTCCGGTAGAGGAGTCGCCTGGACGCTCCGCTCCAGCAGCCGCCAGCAGCTCCAGGGGACCAGGGATGGGCGATGCCGCCTCCGCAATGGGCCGCGCTGCCGACCTCAAGGGCGGCGTCGAGGAACGATCTGGTCTTCTTCCCCGGGAGTCGTTTTCCGGAGAAGATAGCGGGCGTTCTACTTCTCCCCCCCGTGGTACCTCTTTACCTTCTCCTCGGCCAAAACATGCTGAGTTGGACGAGCCGCTCTCGCCCATCGATCGGCCTTTGGGCCGTGCTTTAGTGGAGGAAGCGGAGTGGGAAGACGATGATTTGGATCAAGTGCCCAGTTACGGCAGCACGCCGTCCCCCTTGGCACCGCCCCGGTCCAAGTCATCGCCGATGGGGAAAGCCATACCTTCGTCTCCGGTCTCCCCGAAATCCTCGGGTCAAGCAGAGGCTTCTCCAAGCAAGGGGGGCGTTTCCCTGCCCGCAGCGCCGCGCAGCGCCCGGAGTGCAACGCCGTCCCATAGCACCCGTAGCAGTTCTGCGCCGCCTTCTAGCTCTTCCCGCAAAGCGACTCCGCGAGGAGAAAAACGCGGGAGTGGCAGTCCTGTCTCCACTGGCCGGTCCGGTGGTTCCCGCAACGGGGGTTCCTCTGCCTCTGCCACCCGTCGTTCCAGCCCTTCCTCCGACCTAACCGCCCCCCACGCCCCTGCTTCACCTGGCTCGGTCGAAAGCCCTCCGGTGGCGAAAGCGCCTGCTCCTTCCGGTGGAACAATCGCTCCCTTAGGGCAGTATGGTCCTCCACCTCCTCAGCAAGACCTCGGAATCGACGAGGAGGCTGAATTCCGCGCCGGCTTAGAAGATTGA